The window GAGTGGGCAGCAGAGGTGTTCATAAAGGGTTTGAATCCGAGGAGCTCTGACGCCTTTCAAAAGCTAAAGGAAAGCCTACTCAAATTCCAAGCGACCACATGGGCAGATGTTCATAACCGTTATGAGTCGAAAATAAGGATCGAAGACGACCAGCTCgggttcccgacatcaaccaagggACAGGACCGAGACAAAAATCCGTATAAGTTCAAAATGACCTCGATGCGAATCGGCAGTCTTCTaaaggtcgtttcttgctgtatGAAAGAACTGAGGGATGCAACAGCAAAGGGTTTCAGTCATCGAACAGGTTCGTTCCCAATAGAAGAACTGACCATGGCCGGAACAATAGGTCATTACAAGAAAAAGAGGTATCGGGGGTTCGGGATTCCACATATCCCAGATTATCGGACTACAACTTCAACATCAGCATAGTGGAGTTGGTATTGACGatgaggaatatcaaagaagcacgATTCCTGAAGCCAATCAGATCTGATCCCAGCCAAAGGGATCCCAACTTATGATGCAAATATCATGGGACTCACGGCCATAGAAATGGGGACTAGGGATGGGTATTCGGTACTTCGGTTCGATATTTAAAAATTCCAGTTCGATATCTCGGTATTcgatttatcaattgtgtataccaaataccatatCAAAGTAGTTTGGTACAGTTtggtattttttattttggttcggtacggtttcaGTTTGATACATTAACGAAATATATGATATAAATGTAGTGGATAGTGGACTGGATACAATGTGCTAAGCTAGTTGTTACTTGGTAGACAATAGTCGTGGCTGTTGTGTTTGGTTGAACTGTAAAAGAATTTATGTTTGATATGATATTTGGAAGAAATATGAAGAAGAATATAAAGCAAAATCCTCATAATACATGAATGGATCACGTAGAGAAGATTTTCTATTTAGTGGTTGTCCACATTCCGATCTCTAGAATGGAAGTAGTGGTGAACAATAGAAATAGAGTAATAGCAAAACCAACATTCCAAGCAGTCCATATATCCTAAATGGATTCCATAGAAAATATTTACTACTGTCAAAAGTATCAGAACCCTTCCCAGTGTGTAATGGTACcaattcaaatattttctcactttcGATTCCTTGCCTGGTCGAGCCAAAAATGCAATAACCTAACCATATAAACAAATAGGACAGTTTGATCTACTAGAGTCAAAGTCAAATATTTGCTAACAATAACTAAAAGAGGGTAAATTTAGTCCTTAGATGTAACAAACATGCAAGCAACCAAGAACGAAAATGATAGAAAAGGGAAAGGGGCTAACCAGATACTACCCGTAAGTCTACTTGAGTGCTAAGGGATTAGGGAATTAGGGGGCTtggggaggtaaagtatccaaaatggttagccaatatagttgtaGTACCTAAAAAGAATAACAAGTTTAGAATGTGCGTAGGCTATAAAGATCTACCTAAGGTGTGCCCtaaagactcgttcccattgcaaaatattgatcaaatgattgatgttaTGGCCAggcacgagttgatgagtttccttgatgcttactctgggtacaatcaaatcaagatgaacccggaggatcaggaaaaaacttcattcatgaTGAACtttggaacatattgttataatgtgatgtcatttgggcttaaGAACGCtagagccacttatcagaggctcgttAACAAAATGTTTAAGGATCAAATAGGCAAGACAATGGAGGGgtacattgatgacatgttagtcaagtctttgaatgcaggagaACACTCGATGCACCTCCAAAAAACCTTTGATATCTTGaggaagcataatatgaaactcaacccggaAAAATGTGCGTTCGAGGTTGGTTCCAAAAAATTTGTGGGGTTCCTGGTCTCGTAAAGAgggattgaggtaaaccccgacaaaatcaaagttATCGAGGACATTCCGGATCAAATGACAAATGTAAAGGAGGTACAAAGATTAACCGGAAGGTTAGCATCCTTAAGAAAGTTCATCTCAAGATCTTCTAAGAAGTCttctaaaaaagaagaacaatttcgagTGGACTCCCGAATGCCAACAAGAACTGAAGGATTTAAAGAGATACCTATCTAGCCCTTGTTACTATCAAAACGGGGGGGAGGCGAACAATTGTTGATATATCTAGCAATCtcggaagttgcggtaagtgaTGTTCTAGTCCGAGAAGAAGtaggtacacaatttcctgtctattatGTTACTAAAATATTgtcgggagcagaaactcgctatcCGCACCTCGAAAAGCTGGctttagctctcgtagtcgcctctCAAAAGCTTATGCCTTAATTTCAATGTCACCTAATAGTCGTTGTGACAACCTTTCCCTTGAGGAATATTCTTCATATTCCTGAGTTGCCAGGCCATTTGCAGTCGAAATTAGCGAGTTCGTCATTGAGTACAAACCTAGGACTGCgatcaagtcacaagttttggccgacttcgtggccgatttcaatCCTAGGTTAATGCCCTTAGTTGCTAAAGAGGCATTGCTGGTGTCGAAActgacatcaggagtttggaccttgtttacggatggagcttccaatgtAAAAGGGTCCGGGATCGGGGTAGTTCTAGTCACGCCCTCGGGAGAAACCCTGAGGTAGGACATTAAGACTGTTccgttaactaacaatgaagccaagTATGAGGCTTTAGTTGTAGGACTTAAACTGGCCTGGGGACTTGGCTCCAAGGTCATCGAGATCAAATGTAATTCCAACTGGTAGTAAAGAAAGTGTACGGGATTTTTGATACATAGGAAGAACACTTGCAACAGTATGTGAACAAGGTTCAAGCATTGCTTGAACAATTTATGGAATGGTCAAGCATACACATTCCGAGAGAAGAGAATGTGGAAGCAAATGCATTAGTCAATTTGGGGTCATCTACGGAGATGAAAGGATCTGACTCTGAAACTGTCAgtaaacttctacatttgatatTGGATGTGAATGGTTACTACGAGATCAATTCAACCAACCTAGtatgggactggaggaatgagttCGTCGAATATCTTCGACATGGAAAACTACCCGAAGATCTGAAGGTGTCTCGGGCACTACGCACCAAAGTGGCTCGTTACTGCCTCATGGATGGACAACTATATAGACGATCTTACGGAGGTCCATTGGCCTGATATATGGGAGCCTCAAAGGCGAACTGCGTGATtagagaagtccatgaaggaaATTACGGAAACCATTCCAGTGTAGATTCGTTGGTTTTGAAGCTAGTtagggcaggatactattggccccGTATGGAACATGACGCAAAGACGTTCGTTCAGAAATATGACAAATGTCAATTCTATGCACAGTTGATACACCAACCGGCAGAACTCTTGCATTCGGTACTGTCCCCAtgaccattcatgaaatgggggatggatatagttGGTCCACTGCCATCAGGTCCCGGAAAGGTAAGACTCCTTTTAGTTCTAACAGattacttcactaaatgggttgaggcaggTCCTTACCAAAATATTGGTGAGTGCGAAGTGGTCGACTTCATATGGGACCATATAATTTGCTGATTAGTAATACCAAAGGAGATTGCATGCGATAACGGATCGTAGTTCATAGgctcaaaagtcacaaaatttttgaaagatttgaaaatcaagagGATTACATCCTCACTGTACCATCCGAGCACTATGGACAGGCGGAGTCAACCAATAAGGTGATTagccaaaacctcaaaaagaggttagaaACTGctaaaggcaaatggcccgaagagtTACCGGGTGTACTATGGGCATATCGGACGACGGTAAAATTAAGTACGGTAGAGACGTATTTCTCTCTCGTATATGGCGCGGAAGCTTTAATACTAGTGGAACTAGGGGAGCCAACTTTGATGTTTTCTCGAGTAAATGAAGAAGCAAACAATGAGGCATTGCTGGTAAAGCTAGATCTGCTCGATGAATGCAAGGACTTGGCATACGTGAGGATGGTGGCTCAAAACCAAAGGATGGAAAGATACTACAATTGGATGGCCAATCTCCACtacttcaaagtaggagacttggttttgagGAAGGTGACTCAAAGCTCTCGAGAAATCAACGCTTGGAAGCTGGGTCTAACTTGGGAAGGTCCTTACCGAGTCTCAGCTGTCATCGGTGATGAAGTCCACAACACACCTCTATAGGAGATATGATACGGTCGTATGAAATagtagtacccaacaagagtcggggtcaatTTCCACGAGGAGTTATGAGGGGTGTTAGGAGTTTATATTTGAAGCAAGCAAATGTGTTATCTAAGATTGCACTTTCACAACAAggttttgttttctatttctattgttactctaatgaatgcaaactaaagaaaatagattatagataaatgtttttgaggtttttccaATTGGATTAAAGGCCTAGggctgtgaccataacctaggtgtttgcctaataggATAAAGAtatttattcttattttattgattggggtgtattatatcTCTCAACTCcacattacccactcaatacctctcggtcggagagtgattttgccaaatttggctttcaCAAGTCCAAATGGATGTCAACAAAAATAgctgataagagctcaagtcgcgttcttactatctctagttttaaccctttaattaggttaatcaatctctcaattaacccaattcattattagctaagttatcctagtctaggtccatctttctcaagtagagactaggTCAAATAGgaatgaatcaatgtttgcaaccattaattctaaaattaaatcataaactaagttaaataatcaacacccaatcataaacaagcataaacTTAATCACCCataaagtttacacactagggctgggtcacaaccctagtaaaaatctagctactcataatgggatttgaataaaataaaaaagctaattaaactcataatggaagattaaaatgatgaaatctaatgttaaaatactcAAACAATctaaaacttcctaaaatagaAAAGAGAAACGGCTACAACAGCTTTGTATGTTCAAACTTGACATGATTCTGTGAAACTCGTATATTTATACAAGACCAAAAATCGtgaacaaaaatgcccctcgggaggttttgcggcagcacaattccatgtgcgatccgcagatttcttcagttggcaggcaggtgagttctgcggctgcacatttctggactgcggccgcacaattctcgTGCGGTCCGTACTTCACAAAGGCTCCTGGACTTagtctttttgcatactctctgatctttgaCTCTTAAGCCCAGTTcaacggccgcacaattcatgtgttgTCCGCAAATTGCTTAAAGTCCTTTGGGTATTTCTTCTTGGTTTGCGGTCGCAGATGAAATTTTGCGGTCCGTAATTTTtttttgtgccctttattgccttgtgtttcggaacactcctttttagTCGGATTTTATCTCGGGAGACCAAACTTCTAGCATTCCTGCAATTtacacaatttcattagtttcagaaacacaattcaatactttctgactaaaacaaaagctaaaaggtgctaataagcaatcaaaatctccacttatcaactcccccaaacttaagttttcgcgtgtcctcaagcaaataaattagttcccacctctaAAAGTTAAGGGTCATTTTAGCGAGTCAAAGGTGACCCATCCACatatcagttgggaccaacaattactcaCACTACTCAcgtattatcaacaaggcgacaagttgAACATTCATgtacatatagttctaatgtgacatttaaGCTTCAGGCATTGACTTTACTTATCAAGGACTCttgctctatcatgtaggtcatggtggactccaaactcgtctgcctctactttccatttgcctAGCTCACTTAAAatatttagcactcaatccaaagatttgtAAAAGATTCACTTATCTatctcaagagaatgtcacaagtagtgtctcaagtaccataggctttcccctcatgtagatcgccactaatataagctcactcggtttgaaatcaagtaggacttctttcgggatgtaatgaagggtTTTGGGTTATGGTAGGATACcgtatgggtaagtggttacacatttccttaagcactccatcttcCATTTCCCggctcacactttgccaattcttataggcactttcttttcattggggactagagagaattaacatcactctttcttgatcaattcattctttttctccctttttgatttctccatgtttgggatcattacctctttttaAATCCCTTCAACCCctccacttattcactttttgcatctttctttttgttatttacttttcttgccttttcttctcatagagatcatttattttctctttttgtgccttgtttacctttttcaatttcctcatctctcccccaaacttacgttcTAAGCCATTTGTTTcataagagtgttaaggaaagttcGGGTGTCAAGTGAGGGTCACGACCAAACGGGTAAAGGTTTGTAACATGgttttcaaatgagaaaggctataggctcaaaggggttaactagggataatgACATTGGTTGGCAATAAAAAAATCAAACGGGCCAATGAGAGGCTACAATaacttctcaaaccaagcaaaacttaggatttcgccttgaaacacattcgggacAAGTTTTAGACCCTTCGcacggatacttggactagcaacaattcatctcacccctcacgcaaTTGGATTGTAAAAGAGGACAGagttgagggcccacaacgaccacattcaagtttaaagatcactatgaTTCAATTataccactcgatgattgccaaagtgaacacaagagtcacaaagtcactaactagagctttttttttaaaaaaaaaaaaccttatttctaaccataagcacgtagttaagtgtgttggtgccaattgaagcatggttgactcttcgagcatgacttaattaggtctttttattcattactactactattattacctaaacacaaaaatgGACTCATTtctttaagaaggttgtcacatcATCCATCGTTGGGATGAGTCACCTGGTTCACACAACAACTACATTTGGAAAGAAGTGTGGCATTAAgtaaaccaaaggcttattatctactaaaacataaaaagaagctactaaatcaaatAAAGaactaataaagaaacaaaaatgaagaaactaaTAAGCAAAATTACTAAAGATAGAATGAATATAAAtaatgagagaaagagagagaatatatatatatacataataagaaaagagagaataatgtcgagttattacaggccaaataTCTCAGAATgtatcaaatataataaataaactccacccctctgaataaagataagcattatccccaatgcttaacaaaataagagtaaaagaggggaaagagtgaagaaaactccttaTGAAttcttggacatctctgtgtccccagcaatgtcatcgccctcaggctcagccaactgaatctcatcatcctcaactgtAGGTGTGGTTGGGTTGGCGAACATCTGAAGCACTGCCTTAGCAGTGATGACAGCAAGGTCTAGCTCTTCAGACTAGCCAGTTGGTGCCGCTGGTGGAGATGGTGATGTAGGATCTGGGTCAGAATGGTCTAGGTCAAGCAACATGTCAAAGGGGAGATCTCCAGCTGTAGTGAGCCTGGTCACCAtctccggagcttgtccactaacttcttgctggcctgggactttctcatcttctttacttctttttccAACTCTTCGATTACTGATCCGTGCTTACCAAGGTAGTCATAATAGTATTCtggttctctaggagcttcttcAATGTCTCTTCAACTGTTGGGGGAAACTAAGGTGCCTGAACAGAAGACTGTTGTGCAACAGTACTGGATAAGTTAGGCAGCTTTGCagtggctgtctgcatccagttgttgaggctcgccaataTCTGGGAGACTCACAGCGCAGAAAGTGGGGAAGTAGGTATCGGCAATGGCTTCAAAACCGAGGTGGGAGTTGTGGTAGGGGTTGTGGAGGAAGGCGGAGGCATAGCTGCGGCACTAGAGGAAGGCTCGACTGAAGTGTATGGAACATCAACTGCCATAGTAGCTACCATAGTTGGCTCATCAAACTAGCCCGCGGTAGTAGGAGGCCGAACTTTCTTCTTCAGATTGTTTGCATCCATCAATGAATACCAAGTAAAAGGCTTCTTCGGCTTCACCTTTGTGTCATAATCCCTCGGCACTACCCTTGCATCCGTGAGATATTCTATAATAGTGTGAGAAACGGGTAGGATGAGTAATCTTGCTGAGAAATCACTGAGATGatcacgacacccacattgatagggtacctGGCCATAATAAAAGCAACCAGAACTGCTCGAGGAATCGGAACGTAAGTCTCATTCTGGCTCAGGTCCAGTTTGCTGCagacaaaggtttgccaccccttCGCCTCGAAACTCAGAGTGCTCCGGTGGATAGGAACCCCAACGGAAAttcatggtggtggtggccctggtGATACTAGAATCTCCACTAACCAAGGTCGGGTTGCGTCTCCCAATGCATACTTCTCCAAATATTCCTTTGGATCAACATCTTTGAATCCCAAGTACGTGTTGAGTGTATGATGATTAAATCTCACTTTTAGGTTACGTACTTTAGTCACTTTTGTCCCCTTTTTTATGTGAGCTATATTTGCATAGAATTCACGGACCAGGTACTCTTTGGCGTCCACTACACTTTGAGTGAACCACATCTACCCCTTGCATTCCTTGAAtgctctcaacactgctgggttGCACCTCTCCAAATATTTCAATAGAAACTGCCGCTCAAGGGTTAGCGacctcactggacactatgtaCGAAAGCCGGTGAAGGTATCCAAGCTAACAAATCAGTTTTaccaaacctctttcttctttgaccTTTCAAGGCCAGCAGctgtagcatctccccctctGCCATCATAGGGGATATCCTGAACTGGTGTATTATGTGCCTTACGGACAGGTGAAGCCGATGGCTCAAAAGCCTGACTAGCACTCTCCGATTCCTCATAAGTTCTAAGAGATGAGGATGACTCGTCCCTGAGTTGGTATCTCCCAGACGACATTGACTATACGGTCGGTTGCTCCTAAAcagaggctgagttgccctctgatgcttccctagatgggaCATATGAGCTTGTGTTGGAGATATCTGCACCTCTCCTCTTGCCGGTTGTAGATTTCTTTGTAATTGTCTTTTGTTGGCCAAGGGACAAGGCACTCTTGCCTCAACCCCGAGAAGGTCCACCTCTCCCTTTAGATGTGTCGCCGCGTCCTCTAGATCGAACCGTTGTCTGTATCAAGCAAAAgcgattgttagttgcaattcaataTTCATACATACACATGAGATATGCGAGTAAGCTATAAACCAGATGACACAATGAGGGTACACAGTCAAGCATGCTTGCAGGAAActagatatgcggtccgcataattttcTTACAGACGCAGATGATGACTTGCGTACCGCACAATTTTGTTTTGTGGCCGCATAGGTCGAGTGTGGTTCGCACAATTCCAATTGCGGTCGCACCTCTGTGACCCAAACAATGCCAACTATATGATGATAGAGAATTGGTTGATGTACGGCCGCGACATATTTTCTACTTTCTGCACAATTAAACTCGCGGTCGCACATTAGAGTCTCAAAATAGGGACTCTCTGATGACAGTAAAATTGCATTTCTACGTCCGCAATGGGAATTCTGCAGTCCGCATATTTTACCTTGCGGCTACAGATCCCTTCTTCACTATTGTTGCCATAAAATctatttctgcggaccgcacaaattcagGTGCGGCCGTagaattcaaaaattacaaataATTCAGTTGTTTCATTCTAGGTTTTTCAATTTCGTGCACAATTTGATATGACAACATCATAAACGCATAAAACTAAGTTAACCCAATCCCCATAGATCATGTATTATTTAACCCATTACAGATTTACCCTCACATGGATACACAATTGAATTCTaatgacaaatggcctaaaaataactaaaaatctacaaattaaaagaaaaggattAACAAGAAATTGAAGCACACCAGATGAATGAGTGTAATGAGTCATTGATCAAGGATGTTGTATGTGTGGACAAATGAAATCACCAAGAAATTTCAAGAGGGCACTATTTCGATGCTTAGAGAGTGAAAAGAACATAACAAATGCTCGTGTTCCTCTATTTATACGAGTTGGTTCGCTAAGAGAAAGAGGAGCGAGTGCGTCCACataatttcatgtgcggtccgcactctgttacctggtgACCTTTACTCAGCACCTCATCTGTAGTCCGTACAATtatgtgtgcggccgcagattttaTATTGCGACCACAAATTTTCTATTTGCGGTCGCACATCGACCTTTTCTCTGAGAGactaaacttcagagagttgacatTTTCAACCTTtcatttgtgtggtccgcaagatAATTGTGCGACCGCATTGCACTTTTGTTGCAGCAAGCataaatgtgtggtccgcacaaatcaACTGCGATTCGCAATTCTTGCAACACTTTTTCAGATTTCTGTCCACAATTCCTGTAAGTCACACTCAgccctgtagcacacttcaaatcaagttagtgcaaaaataacacctaactacaaaagaaaaaggaaaagaaacatgggttgcctcccaagaagcaaaCGTCACGACACGACGCAgaataccatcaattgaaatgaatgaccgccacgacgtggctatctccaaccttTCCTAAATAGTGCTTCactcggtgaccattgactcggaatacttcattatttttgttcttaaagtcaaatgcaccaaaaggtgttacacccacaatttcaaaaggaccactccatttagactttagcttccCGAAAAACAtgctcaaccttgagttaaacaacaatacaagatcgtcCACCTTGAAcactttgttccaaatgtatttgtcatgaagatatttcatcttttctttgtacaaggacaaacttgcataagcatggtaccggaactcatccaattcattcaaatgtgcaaccctcaagttagtggctacatcccattcaagattcaacttaTTTAGAGCCCACATGAACTTGTGCTCTAGAGTTccaccagaagatgacaagctttttcgAACACCAACAGTATGGCGACATTTTGATatgtgttttgtaagccgtccgataagcccataatgcatcattaaGCTTCTTGGAATAATCTGTTCGATTAGCATTCattgttttggacaagatactatTTATCTCTCGGTTGGAAACTTtcacttgcccactagcttgtgggtgataaggagtcgtgactttgtgagtaacaccatacttgctaagcaagatgtcgaaagccttgttgcaaaaatgtgacccccatAACTTATAATAGCATGTGGAGTACCAAACctatgaaaatattcttcttcaagaaagctaccacacttctcgcctcattgtttgTTAAAGCAATGACCTCAACCTATTTgcacacataatcaaccgcgaccaagatgtaggtgtttccacaagaaatcacaaaagggcccatgaagtcaataccccacacatcgaaaatatcaatctccaagatggttgtgagaggcatttccttcttatttgagattccaccggcctgTTGACATCCATCACACCTTTTCACTAGCTCACTTGCATCactgtaaagagtgggccaataaaaGTAATAACTAAGCACTTTGGTCGACGTTCTTGcgccaccatgatgaccaccatatggcgaataATGACAAGCCCTAAGAATTTCACCTTgttcttcttccggtacacatcttctaatcaccccattcGTACAAATCcaaaaaaggtatggttcatcccaataataatcttgacaatcccgtttgagtttctttctttggttcgaagagaactcatccagaatgattccacacacaagaaaattttctagatccgcgaaccatggcacctctttcattgaaatatccaagagttgctcatcggggaaggagtcattgatttcaagtccATCATGCGgctccccctcctcctccaaatgagacaagtggtccaccacttggttttcactcccttttctatcttggatgtcaatataaaattcttgcaacaaaagcacccatctcatcaaccgagctttggagtctttcttggtcatAAGA is drawn from Nicotiana tabacum cultivar K326 chromosome 22, ASM71507v2, whole genome shotgun sequence and contains these coding sequences:
- the LOC142175755 gene encoding uncharacterized protein LOC142175755 is translated as MSILCTVDTPTGRTLAFGTVPMTIHEMGDGYSWSTAIRSRKEDYILTVPSEHYGQAESTNKVISQNLKKRLETAKGKWPEELPGVLWAYRTTVKLSTVETYFSLVYGAEALILVELGEPTLMFSRVNEEANNEALLVKLDLLDECKDLAYVRMVAQNQRMERYYNWMANLHYFKVGDLVLRKVTQSSREINAWKLGLTWEGPYRVSAVIGDEVHNTPL